One candidate division KSB1 bacterium genomic region harbors:
- a CDS encoding DapH/DapD/GlmU-related protein, translating into METYIAESAQIGADCKIGRFVVIEENVTLGPGCVIGHHVVIHSGTVIGARVRIDAGSVIGKQPMRSKRSIFKDESPLPGAVIGDDSMIGALVVIYAGCSIGNHVLIADGAAVRENVSIGEYTIVGRNATVENFTTIGKKCKLETNCYITAYSEVDDYCFIAPGVHTTNDNFLGRTQERFKHFKGVTVKRGGRIGGGAVILPGKVIGEDGVVAAGSVVTKDVPARKIVLGSPARVLRDVPPDQLLENQGWD; encoded by the coding sequence ATGGAGACATATATTGCCGAATCGGCGCAGATCGGCGCCGATTGTAAAATCGGCAGGTTCGTGGTCATCGAAGAGAACGTGACCTTAGGCCCCGGCTGCGTCATCGGGCATCATGTGGTGATCCATTCGGGCACCGTCATCGGCGCGCGTGTGCGCATCGACGCCGGCAGCGTGATCGGCAAGCAGCCGATGCGCTCAAAGCGAAGCATTTTCAAAGACGAAAGTCCCCTGCCCGGAGCAGTGATCGGTGACGATTCCATGATCGGCGCCTTGGTGGTCATCTATGCCGGTTGCTCGATCGGCAATCACGTACTCATTGCCGACGGCGCCGCGGTACGGGAGAACGTCAGCATCGGCGAATATACCATCGTCGGCCGCAATGCAACGGTGGAAAATTTTACTACCATCGGCAAAAAATGCAAGCTGGAAACCAACTGCTACATCACTGCCTACTCGGAGGTCGACGATTACTGCTTCATTGCCCCCGGGGTGCACACCACAAACGACAACTTTCTCGGCCGGACGCAGGAACGCTTTAAGCATTTCAAAGGCGTAACGGTAAAACGCGGCGGCAGAATCGGAGGCGGTGCCGTGATTTTACCAGGCAAAGTGATCGGTGAAGACGGCGTAGTGGCGGCCGGTTCCGTGGTGACCAAAGACGTGCCCGCGCGAAAAATCGTCTTGGGCAGTCCCGCGCGCGTTCTCCGCGACGTACCGCCGGATCAACTGCTGGAAAATCAGGGCTGGGATTGA